A stretch of DNA from Arctopsyche grandis isolate Sample6627 chromosome 6, ASM5162203v2, whole genome shotgun sequence:
aaattgagagggaataaaaataaattctatcttctcaatgattatgaataaataaataaataaaataacttaacgttactttgtttattttgaccttattttatttaccttaaaaataaaatagttgacttgcacgtattttgatgtgcttaaatatttatttttatttcaatttttttattaaattgatatgtttgtatatgaaattctaATCCATGCACTATGAAAGTACTTActctttatttatacctatttcactaCCAATAATTCGATATATTGGGTAAATGGCAATTtaattccattattttttttttatattttaaatatcgcaattattttcatttttaataattttatgcattggcaagaaaagtcgatcatactataatattatataataattcgaGTCCGAATCGAATCATAGCAAAACGTTGgaatccgactccacagccctgattttaactaaagttcaattatatattccccGTATGTTGGTCACCTGTCATGGCATTTATGAGAAATAATTAACttcagtaaataattaatatacgttTCAATGCAACGAAAGGGTTGAGATATCCTTATCTATCGAGATAAAACCGCAGAACGACAGTGCTCCGCATCATTCGCTGCTAATCTTTACAATTGGTAAGTCGAACTTTATTTTGCTTAGCACTTATAGTTATATTGTCTAATTTTCAACTTTGTTTTTCAGGAGAAATCTAAGAGAAAATCAGAAACAAGATGTTCGTAGTGAAGGCGAGTTCCGATTTTGCGGCAAAACGGGTGGAGTATTTGTACGATGCCATGAAACGAGATAAGAAATGCGACACGAGTTTTGCTGTTGGAGGCCGatagtattttaattcgaatccaaatattcttaaaatcCAACTTGTTTTGTCAGTTAAATTATCATTTATCATAATTGCAGCTTCTACGCGCACTTGGTCGTGTTATCGGCGTACAGCGAATTCTTTAGTAGAAACATAGATAAATTGAGTGAGACTTTTTCCCCTTTTGACTCTGACGTTATCAATGCAATCCTGAAGTATTGTTACACTGGAGAAATAAGTACGAGTTCATTATTATCTGAAATAATCAATTCAAAATGCGTGTGTGTtcgtcattaaatttaataattgaaatataattttaggcaTAGCTGACCGTCACTATGACAAATTATTGGAGCTAGCAAATCGACTCGAAGTGAAAATTCCACCGCGATATGAAACGGTCGATCTTTCCAATTGTTTGGAAGTTTTGAAATCAACGGAAGATTCCGATTTGAAGACAGAGGCAATGGATTTGACTCTGGGAAATTTCGAGACGGTGAgtgttgattatataaaaaaaatatgtcacttaaatattttcaacTCCACTTCTGTTTTAGCTGCACAAAACTAAAGATTTTCTCAATCTGCCGGTCTCCAACGTGAATGAAATCTTGAAATCGAATGATTTGTTTGTGCGTTCCGAAGAAAGCATATTTAATGCTGTGAAATTGTGGGTAAATCATGATAATGCGAACCGTAAAAGTGACTTGGCACAGCTGATGAGATCCGTGAGGTTATCCTTGCTCTCGATGGAGGTATTTGAGATTAATTGAATGTTgcagtttattgaaaaaaatccattttaataatttttttttttagtttttcatcGATGAAGTATTAACTTTCTGTCATTCGTGTGCTGATTGTATGACCACTCTTAGACAAGCAGTTAAAGACAAGAATGATAAATCTTTCGTCCCAAGAGAGACCCCTCGTAGTAAAATAAAAGGATATAAAATGGCACTGGTTGGGGGATGGGATATTGATGTGAGTTTTGTAtcacaagtataatattttgattggattgtaaattaattattttattgcataacgTGTTTTCAGATGGCAAACACCATCGATATATTTGATGGACTAAAGAACAGTTGGACTCTATCcaaaaaaattggaataaataaatcatctttTGCGTCTGTCCTCGTGGGAGATTGGATCCTTATCATCGGCGGATTGAATTCTTCAAATGGATCAATGACTTCAGTAACGTTTTCCGGTGTTGCGAAGTACCTGCTTAGAGAAATCGGAATATaaccaatttatttgttttcaggtgGAATACATCGATTTGAAAAGCGGTGAGAAAAAGCCATTGAAGCCATTAAATCAGGATCGTTATTTGTTCTCAGCAGTGACACTTAGGCGCGGTTCGTCCACGGATGTTTACGCCATTGGTGGTAAAGATAATCATGGCCGTTTATCTTCAGTGGAAAGGTGATTAAATTGCAATCATTTCATCAGATCGATTGAAAGAGAAGTTGACGATTATTGATTTCGATTAGGTGGAGCAGCAACACTGGGGATTGGGAGATCATCGCTCCATTGTTGCTAGCAGTTAGTCAGCATAGTGCTTCTGTCATCgccgataaaatatacataacaggCGGGCGTACAAGTGAATTTATATCCTCGAATAAAGTGCAGATGTATTCAGTGGAGACCAATTCTTGGACTTACCGCGCTCAGATGATTCAAAGAAGATGTGATTATTCGGTGaacatcaattaattttattcacaactatcgcaaataatatacaactctccaaaataaaatgaactaaATTTTGATTTCACCATTTTAGAGCGTCGCATTCCAAGGAAAACTTTACGTCGCTGGTGGAATTGCCTTTCAAACTGGTACTAATTTAGACAGTGTGGAGCATTACGATCCGAATGCAAATGTGTGGACTGCATTCATCAAACTACCGCAAGCTGCATCCGGAATCAGTCTCGgctgtttcc
This window harbors:
- the LOC143913514 gene encoding kelch-like protein 25; this translates as MFVVKASSDFAAKRVEYLYDAMKRDKKCDTSFAVGGRYFYAHLVVLSAYSEFFSRNIDKLSETFSPFDSDVINAILKYCYTGEISIADRHYDKLLELANRLEVKIPPRYETVDLSNCLEVLKSTEDSDLKTEAMDLTLGNFETLHKTKDFLNLPVSNVNEILKSNDLFVRSEESIFNAVKLWVNHDNANRKSDLAQLMRSVRLSLLSMEFFIDEVLTFCHSCADCMTTLRQAVKDKNDKSFVPRETPRSKIKGYKMALVGGWDIDMANTIDIFDGLKNSWTLSKKIGINKSSFASVLVGDWILIIGGLNSSNGSMTSVEYIDLKSGEKKPLKPLNQDRYLFSAVTLRRGSSTDVYAIGGKDNHGRLSSVERWSSNTGDWEIIAPLLLAVSQHSASVIADKIYITGGRTSEFISSNKVQMYSVETNSWTYRAQMIQRRCDYSSVAFQGKLYVAGGIAFQTGTNLDSVEHYDPNANVWTAFIKLPQAASGISLGCFQNKLFSMGGFTSDVWEYDETNKSWKASTSLSRNRYNAVANVIPYDSII